A genomic stretch from Limanda limanda chromosome 11, fLimLim1.1, whole genome shotgun sequence includes:
- the gsk3ab gene encoding glycogen synthase kinase 3 alpha b encodes MSGSGRARASSFAEPPGAPGSAAAGAGAAVAGGSSTGKTGAPQATGSSSTSFGNLKLPRDSGKVTTVVATPGQGPDRPQEVSYTDIKVIGNGSFGVVYQARLIDSQEMVAIKKVLQDKRFKNRELQIMRKLDHCNIVRLRYFFYSSGEKKDEVYLNLVLDYVPETVYRVARHFNKAKTTIPIIYVKVYMYQLFRSLAYIHSQGVCHRDIKPQNLLVDPETAILKLCDFGSAKQLVRGEPNVSYICSRYYRAPELIFGATDYTSNIDIWSAGCVLAELLLGQPIFPGDSGVDQLVEIIKVLGTPTREQIREMNPNYTEFKFPQIKAHPWTKVFKPRTPPEAIALCSRLLEYTPVTRLSPLEACAHAFFDELRQPNTRLPSGRELPLLFNFSPVELSIQPQLNSTLIPPHARAQTSPASHEGSVPDSTAQPSSAPGSINNST; translated from the exons ATGAGCGGCAGCGGGCGGGCCAGGGCCAGCTCCTTCGCCGAGCCTCCCGGAGCTCCCGGATCCGCTGCAGCCGGCGCCGGAGCAGCAGTAGCCGGGGGAAGCTCGACAGGAAAAACTGGGGCTCCGCAAGCCACTGGGAGCAGCTCGACGAGCTTTGGCAATCTGAAACTGCCCA GAGACAGTGGCAAAGTGACGACGGTGGTAGCTACACCGGGCCAGGGCCCCGATCGCCCTCAGGAAGTGTCCTACACAGACATAAAGGTTATAGGAAATGGCTCCTTTGGCGTCGTCTACCAAGCTCGCCTCATTGACAGCCAGGAGATGGTGGCTATTAAGAAAGTTCTCCAAGACAAGAGGTTTAAG AATAGGGAGCTGCAAATAATGAGGAAATTGGACCACTGCAATATTGTGAGGCTACGTTACTTCTTCTACTCCAGTGGCGAGAAG AAAGATGAAGTGTATTTGAATCTGGTGCTGGACTACGTGCCAGAGACAGTGTACAGGGTGGCTCGGCACTTCAACAAGGCCAAGACCACCATCCCCATCATCTATGTTAAG GTGTACATGTACCAGCTGTTCCGCAGTCTGGCTTATATCCATTCCCAGGGTGTGTGTCACAGAGACATCAAGCCCCAGAACCTCCTGGTGGACCCGGAGACGGCCATCCTCAAACTCTGTGACTTTGGCAG TGCTAAGCAGCTAGTTCGCGGGGAGCCCAATGTATCCTATATCTGCTCACGGTACTATCGTGCCCCAGAGCTCATCTTTGGTGCCACCGACTACACGTCCAACATTGACATCTGGTCGGCGGGCTGCGTGctggctgagctgctgctgggccAGCCCATCTTCCCCGGGGATAGTGGTGTGGACCAGCTAGTAGAGATCATCAAG GTTCTGGGGACACCAACAAGGGAGCAAATCCGGGAGATGAACCCGAACTACACAGAGTTCAAATTCCCACAAATCAAAGCACACCCTTGGACAAAG GTGTTTAAGCCTCGTACTCCACCAGAGGCCATTGCCCTCTGCTCTCGACTGCTGGAATACACGCCAGTGACTAGACTCTCTCCTCTGGAGGCATGTGCACACGCCTTCTTTGATGAGCTGCGCCAGCCCAACACCCGTCTGCCCAGCGGACGAGAACTGCCGCTCCTCTTCAACTTCAGTCCTGTTG AGCTGTCTATTCAGCCCCAGTTGAACTCCACACTCATTCCTCCTCACGCTCGTGCACAGACATCGCCTGCCTCACATG AGGGCAGTGTCCCAGACAGTACCGCCCAGCCCAGCTCAGCACCTGGATCCATCAACAACAGCACCTGA
- the znf526 gene encoding zinc finger protein 84, translated as MEEQQEQQQQEEEEGVYVEHQYMCSECHQLFNTLDEVLIHQQIHTGPEGEVDVELSEAMMGQTQHYQCLECGSLLVNPEELLRHQEMHMREAGLGMEQQELCEVMETEDGGSEAQVSGPVQYQCLDCLALFEAPDAWLEHRRSHSRSSTHSNAEPTEYVLQPDGTVTPLSSLQSYVPSEQQNGEILAQVLAQQQQQQQQQQQQKKRRSVSKSGATSRFALLPPVTATPGSATMHLQILTAQVLADNSTATSQRRSKLPALQPAVGRGSTAKENGVQRLELRLAPGVQELQQQAEVLVIHPYECSECSLLFQTPEDFLQHQGEHFLGQDKESGESGVMSGFEEARGKEEATEKGEDARTRVAEKRDAGWTKPQQCELCHRSFTSINRLAAHRRVHEQGTHECPECGKVFKKVTSLQTHMRTHSGVARYLCVDCGNGYTTEMTLIMHRKSHTADPLHKCQFCNKTFTNMTKYLYHRRTHLNRDTPGSSPTAAMLSAPRRASRSALAILEREREKRNSHTTQTGLMAPLTQEEMESLEENPEQSCQTEVEGDEVERKAKDNIMEVSPPLEGNNDVPEQVEEATKSDLATDTDAPSSSTGSTAAASSEKGPFSCRSCSKTFPSQLQLVQHRHKSHVPERSFVCGICSKSFKKQIHVRNHIRTHTGEKPFQCSDCGKTFSSLANLMRHNLIHSGVRPYRCDVCNRSFSQSSNLRQHSLLHLNSASLSCPDCQRTFRWPSKLAAHRFTQHAGSPAPFSCCHCGAGFRSRRQRDHHCLQQHPTLVQAAGGREDDKETHDQSQLARDLSSEPSTSAEAGDSTSHVRGGLDCNMCGKKLNSPANLRLHRLSHLASGPGRSRSTPGKRPKAHQCPVCGKQFVSSSGVALHQRVHTGERPFPCQVCGKRFRQNTHLREHLRTHSGERPFRCEVCGKGFIQSMHLAEHRRTHTGERPHVCALCGKAFKTFSNLRNHKKTHARQQRLDEEAAAQVAMETGSALTVVDASAAEVASRQPQLIRIQAADLQQTQGTPTIMCNEFGETIAIIETSEGSVLPLEQALEIYHTALQSGLAMETVAVDGPQLI; from the exons atggaggagcagcaggagcagcagcagcaggaggaggaggagggcgtcTACGTGGAGCACCAGTACATGTGCAGCGAGTGCCACCAGCTCTTCAACACCCTGGACGAGGTGCTGATCCACCAGCAGATCCACACGGGCCCCGAGGGAGAGGTGGACGTGGAGTTGAGCGAAGCCATGATGGGCCAGACCCAGCACTACCAGTGTCTGGAGTGTGGGAGCCTCCTGGTGAACCCCGAGGAGCTGCTGCGGCACCAGGAGATGCACATGAGGGAGGCCGGGCTGGGGATGGAGCAGCAAG agctGTGTGAGGTCATGGAGACGGAGGACGGCGGGTCGGAGGCCCAGGTGTCCGGCCCGGTTCAGTACCAGTGTCTGGACTGCCTGGCTCTGTTCGAGGCGCCGGACGCCTGGTTGGAGCACCGGAGGTcacacagcaggagcagcaccCACAGCAACGCAGAGCCCACG GAGTATGTTCTGCAGCCCGATGGCACCGTGACTCCACTGAGCAGTCTGCAGAGTTATGTGCCGAGTGAGCAGCAGAACGGGGAGATCCTGGCTCAG GTTCtcgctcagcagcagcagcagcagcagcagcaacagcaacagaagAAACGTCGTTCTGTGTCTAAATCTGGAGCAACCTCCCGCTTCGCCCTGCTCCCCCCCGTGACCGCGACCCCCGGCTCCGCCACCATGCATCTGCAGATTCTCACGGCTCAGGTCCTGGCAGACAACTCCACTGCCACCAGCCAGCGGCGCTCCAAGCTGCCGGCTCTGCAGCCCGCCGTGGGCCGAGGCTCCACCGCCAAGGAGAACGGCGTCCAGAGGCTGGAGCTGAGGTTGGCCCCGGGCgtgcaggagctgcagcagcaagcTGAGGTGTTGGTCATCCACCCGTACGAGTGCTCCGAGTGCTCCCTGCTATTCCAAACTCCAGAGGATTTCCTCCAGCACCAGGGGGAGCACTTCCTGGGCCAGGACAAGGAGAGCGGAGAGTCCGGGGTGATGAGCGGCTTCGAGGAGGCgcgagggaaggaggaggcCACAGAGAAGGGGGAGGACGCGAGGACCCGAGTGGCAGAGAAGAGAGACGCCGGCTGGACCAAACCTCAACAGTGTGAGCTCTGCCACCGCAGCTTCACCTCCATCAACCGGCTGGCCGCTCACAGGCGTGTGCACGAGCAGGGCACGCACGAGTGCCCGGAGTGCGGCAAAGTGTTCAAGAAGGTGACCTCGCTGCAGACGCACATGCGAACACACTCTGGTGTGGCCAGGTACTTGTGTGTAGACTGTGGCAACGGCTACACCACGGAGATGACTCTAATCATGCACAG GAAGTCCCACACGGCAGACCCACTGCACAAGTGTCAGTTCTGCAACAAAACCTTCACCAACATGACCAAATACCTCTACCACCGCCGAACCCACCTCAACCGGGACACACCTGGCTCATCGCCCACTGCCGCTATG CTCTCAGCTCCACGAAGAGCGTCTCGTTCTGCCCTTGCCATCCTAGAgcgagaaagagaaaagagaaattcTCACACTACACAAACCGGCCTGATGGCGCCTCTCACACAAGAAGAGATGGAAAGTCTGGAAGAAAATCCAGAACAAAGTTGTCAGACAGAGGTGGAAGGAGATGAAGTGGAGAGAAAGGCAAAGGACAACATCATGGAGGTGTCCCCCCCACTTGAGGGTAACAATGATGTGcctgagcaggtggaggaggccaCCAAGTCTGATCTAGCTACAGACACCGATGCCCCGTCGAGCTCCACTGGCTCAACAGCAGCTGCCTCATCAGAGAAAGGGCCTTTTTCCTGTCGCTCCTGCAGTAAGACCTTTCCCTCCCAGCTGCAGCTCGTTCAGCACCGACACAAGTCCCATGTCCCCGAGCGCAGCTTCGTCTGTGGAATCTGTAGCAAGTCCTTTAAGAAGCAGATCCACGTACGCAACCACATACGgacacacacgggcgagaagcCCTTCCAGTGCTCCGACTGCGGCAAGACCTTCTCGTCTTTGGCCAATCTGATGAGGCACAACCTCATCCACTCTGGAGTGCGCCCGTACCGCTGTGACGTGTGCAACCGCTCCTTCTCCCAGTCCTCCAACCTCCGTCAGCACAGCCTGCTGCACCTCAACTCTGCCTCTCTGAGCTGCCCGGACTGCCAGCGTACCTTCCGCTGGCCCTCCAAGTTGGCAGCACATCGCTTCACCCAGCACGCCGGGTCTCCAGCCCCCTTCTCCTGTTGTCACTGTGGGGCCGGCTTCCGGAGCAGGAGGCAGCGAGACCACCACTGTCTGCAGCAGCACCCCACCCTGGTGCAGGCTGCTGGGGGGAGAGAAgacgacaaagagacacacgACCAATCCCAGCTGGCCAGAGACCTGAGCTCAGAGCCCTCCACCTCCGCAGAAGCAGGGGATTCCACCAGTCACGTGCGGGGGGGTCTAGATTGCAACATGTGTGGGAAGAAGCTCAACTCTCCCGCCAACCTGCGTCTTCACAGACTGAGCCACCTCGCCTCAGGACCCGGGCGCTCGCGGTCCACACCAGGGAAGCGGCCTAAAGCTCACCAGTGTCCCGTCTGTGGCAAACAGTTTGTGTCTTCCTCCGGAGTCGCACTCCACCAGCGAGTCCACACCGGCGAGCGCCCGTTTCCCTGCCAGGTGTGCGGCAAGCGCTTCCGTCAGAACACGCACCTGCGAGAGCACCTGCGCACTCACTCGGGTGAACGCCCCTTCCGCTGCGAGGTGTGCGGGAAGGGTTTCATCCAGAGCATGCACCTGGCCGAGCACCGGCGAACGCACACGGGCGAGCGGCCGCACGTCTGCGCGCTGTGTGGCAAAGCCTTCAAGACCTTCTCCAACCTGAGGAACCACAAGAAGACCCACGCCAGGCAGCAGAGGCTGGACGAGGAGGCTGCTGCTCAGGTTGCCATGGAGACCGGCTCCGCTTTGACGGTGGTGGACGCTTCAGCGGCGGAGGTCGCCAGCAGGCAGCCGCAGCTCATCCGGATCCAAGCCGCAGATCTTCAGCAG ACACAAGGAACTCCCACCATCATGTGTAACGAGTTTGGGGAAACCATCGCCATCATAGAGACGAGCGAGGGCTCGGTGCTGCCTCTGGAGCAGGCCCTGGAGATCTATCACACGGCCCTGCAGAGCGGCCTCGCCATGGAAACGGTTGCTGTGGACGGACCCCAGCTCATCTGA